ATAAAAAGAGTTAGTAAAGCAATGGCAGATTTGAGCATGACTAAAAGTAAGAAAGCTGCAAGCAATTATCATCATCAGCAGTAACCTGTATGGATATAAACTAGTTTTTTACAACTCCTGATACAGGCGTTGCTGTGTTAGAAGCCACAACAAAAAGATTATATCGTTTACTTGTTGCTGAAAATGTTTTACATCATAATGGCTACCTCTAATGAAGTAGCCATTATATTTAGTTCAATCACTAATTACCGATTGCTGTTACCTGGTATTGATCTGGCTGGTAATTGTTGGATCAGTTATTTTATCGTCATCAGCTAAGAGCACTGCTTTGCTGAGAATGACAGATAAACCATTGTCTCCTTCAAACGGCAGGAACAGCGTGGATGCATTATCTGTACTTCTTCCTGGAACTATACACAGGTATTGATCATTGGGTTCCATCAATATATTGGTACTGCCAATATGTATTTTATAAGTCCTAAGCTTTCCTTTTACCACCAGGAACTTGTCTCGAATTGTCGCCACCTTTCCCACCTTCAACCTTGGCAGCATTCGCTCCAGGATAGACTTTCTTGTTTTTGCTACTTCGGTCAGGTCGCCAAAAGAATAAGCTTGCCAGTAGTCCCTGTAAGCCGGTAGTCCTCCACTGTCGCGCCACTGCGGATCGTTGCCTACACTGGCTACACCTACAAACAGATCCACGTCGCGCATCACTTCGCTAAAAGCCAGTGCCGGAACATCCAGCAGTTCAATTACTGTACGAGTGCCCGTGCGTACGAAACGTACCTGGTCCGTTGCTACATACAGCCATATACCTGTATCATTATAAGCATCTTCAGCATTCACTTCATTTATCCAAAATTCAGCTGTAAGACCATAATCAGGTAGTTCTATACATGCAATTTCATTATCCCGTCCATCATCGTAACTGCCAAGCAGGCTGTACTTCCAGCCGCGGGTCTTAGCCAGCGAGTTAAACTGGTGTTGCTTCAAAATATGCGCAGCCATCCGGTTGCTATAGGTACGCGTAGTTATCTCTGCATCCGTAAGCAGGTATACCTCTCTGAATGCCTGCTTAAGCGGTTGAACGATTTCGCGTTCTACTAAAAAATTTCTCCAGTCACTTATCTCCTGTACACTGCTGGCTACCGGGTGCCAAAGGCGTACAAGTGTATCCTCGCCTGGTTCAAATGACAATACACCTTGTAAGCTTACCCACTGATCATCCAGGTAAAGCACGTTCTCCTTTTTACCACCTTCCTCTAAGGTCCAGATCATCTTGCGTGCAAACAAGCACATCAATCCATGGTTGAGGTAGTACTCCTGGAACTGCTGCCACCGCAGGCTTCTTCCGCTCTTGAACATCCTGTCTATCCTATCGCGCTGCGCTGTAGATGTAAGTTCTACCTGCTTGATCGTGTCTTTTATCTTCTTAAGCTTAGCAGCATGTTTTTCTTTAACAACAGCAGGTACAGACTTCTGTGGGCTGCCATCTGGTTTAAACCAAAGCAACTCCGTTTTGCCGGTTGCTACATGATTAAGCACTGCTTTAAAACCATCAAATTCATATGTTTTAGAACCGAGTTCAAGGTCAAAATCATCCACCGCCATATCCTCAATTTCATGCAAGCTCACCCCTTGCTTTTCTGCAGCATTGAGCATGTATTTATTGATGAGGTTTTGCGTGTTGTTTTGTTTGATGCGCAACTTCAGTCGGGATAGAAGCCCAACGCCATCAAGTCCTTTTACATTGCCTAATACATAAATGCAAGCATTACCTACTGATGGAGCGGCAGGTCCTTGTCCAGGTATTTTCCGATAAGCTCTTTCTGCCAATGCGGCAAGGTTGAACAATGTATTCTTGTCATGGAAATGAACACACATCCAGATGAACCCTTTCAGTATATCAAGATTTTGAGCAGTAAGAAAAGTAGTGTTGCTATACGTATATACCTGGCCGTTGTGCTCATTGGTGTATTCAGTCACTTTATCTTTCAAAGAGGCTACATATACGAACCAGTCGTTTACTACGTGTTTGAATTTCGCTGCACCAAACGCTTCAAACAGCGTCTTTGCCTCGTCCACATATTTTTTTGATGGCGAGCCACCGGAAGCTTTCTGTGCATGCTGCATCAGTTTAAACCATTGCTGCCTGTCTGTATCATTCATGGCTTCAATGGCAGCGTTGGCATGTACAGCCAGATCATCATTAGCTACAAACCAGGTCGGTTTCACCAAGCCCTGGTTGTTGGTGCTGCTAAACAAAAGCTGGTCGATCTTCTCTATGATTTTTGCCTGCTCTTTAGCAGCATAATAATGTTGATCTTTCTGAACACGATCTTTCAAGGAAGAAAGTATTTCCAATAAATCCTTCGAAGCCGCTCTTGTCTTTAATTGCTTTTCTACCTGCCCAATAACCGCCGCTATAGGCCAGTGCATGAGGCTGGAGCTGTTGTACCTTCTGTAGGTAAAAAACATCTGCAACACACCAATGATGTCTTCATCATCCATGCTAAGCCGCATCTTTAGAAGGTGTCGTAGAATACTATCATACATATTCGCCAGTAACGCTTCTTTGTCGTTGCTACTCCACGAGTTGTTGCCGGTGGTAAACTTAGCTATGCTTTTTATGG
This region of Aridibaculum aurantiacum genomic DNA includes:
- a CDS encoding DUF4132 domain-containing protein; translation: MSILNAIKKAVSSISGKDSGNPFEQMMDEMYREFVKTNVHYWEFKPNENEVFKQQVVSLSDKEKVLLLQTAIKSIAKFTTGNNSWSSNDKEALLANMYDSILRHLLKMRLSMDDEDIIGVLQMFFTYRRYNSSSLMHWPIAAVIGQVEKQLKTRAASKDLLEILSSLKDRVQKDQHYYAAKEQAKIIEKIDQLLFSSTNNQGLVKPTWFVANDDLAVHANAAIEAMNDTDRQQWFKLMQHAQKASGGSPSKKYVDEAKTLFEAFGAAKFKHVVNDWFVYVASLKDKVTEYTNEHNGQVYTYSNTTFLTAQNLDILKGFIWMCVHFHDKNTLFNLAALAERAYRKIPGQGPAAPSVGNACIYVLGNVKGLDGVGLLSRLKLRIKQNNTQNLINKYMLNAAEKQGVSLHEIEDMAVDDFDLELGSKTYEFDGFKAVLNHVATGKTELLWFKPDGSPQKSVPAVVKEKHAAKLKKIKDTIKQVELTSTAQRDRIDRMFKSGRSLRWQQFQEYYLNHGLMCLFARKMIWTLEEGGKKENVLYLDDQWVSLQGVLSFEPGEDTLVRLWHPVASSVQEISDWRNFLVEREIVQPLKQAFREVYLLTDAEITTRTYSNRMAAHILKQHQFNSLAKTRGWKYSLLGSYDDGRDNEIACIELPDYGLTAEFWINEVNAEDAYNDTGIWLYVATDQVRFVRTGTRTVIELLDVPALAFSEVMRDVDLFVGVASVGNDPQWRDSGGLPAYRDYWQAYSFGDLTEVAKTRKSILERMLPRLKVGKVATIRDKFLVVKGKLRTYKIHIGSTNILMEPNDQYLCIVPGRSTDNASTLFLPFEGDNGLSVILSKAVLLADDDKITDPTITSQINTR